The genomic stretch GTTGGTCTTTATGAAATTTTCTATTTCACCGACAGATGACGGCAGTGTCGATATTTCTTCTTTGAGAGTCGAAAAATATCCGTCGAATGACGAAATGAGATCTTTTTGATTTTTCCCCAGCGTTTCTTCAAGAGACCTGACGAATTTTTCTCCTGTCGATATGTTTTCTTCCTGGATTTTTTTTAGATAATCGAGGATTTTTGTGTAGTTTGGTTCGGTGATAATTTTTTCCAAATTCTGAGAGGCTGTCGTTAGGTAGGAAGAGAGGTTTTCTATAAGAAGAGCCTGATTTTTTTCGATTGAATTGTTTAAATCGACCGCAAGGGTGTCAAAAAAATCCTTCTCGCTTTTTTCGAATTCTTTGAAAGCGCTTTCTATGTTTATTCTGTCTTTAATCTCGGTAAGTTTTAAAACAGAGCCTTTCAGAAGCTCTATCATTTCTGCGAGTTCAGGGGATTCTTTGGGTTGTTTCAGTTGGTCCAGGAGAGAATTGGATTTTTTTACAAGTTCGATTAGCGTTTCTGAAGTGCTGCGGTAATTCTCTATTTTCTGTGGGATGAGATCAATAGATTCTTTAATTTTTTCAGATGCATGGTTTATGTTGGATTCAACGGAAGATATTTTCTCAGAGATATTTACATCCGGCTTGAGGTCTTTTAAGTTCTCTTGCGCCTGTTTCCAGGTGCTGTTGATATCGAACAAAGAATCTCGGAGTTCCGCTGATTTTTCTTTTATGTCTTTCAAGGTGTTGACGACTTCCAGAAGTCCGCAGTCTCCTCTTTCCGTATTGTAAAAAACGCAATCGGGACTGCAAAATTTGGGTTCTCCGGGAGTTGATGTAAACGGGCAGTTTTTCATGTTCCCTCAATTGCTTTTTGGATTGTTTTTTCGTCAAATAAACATTCTTTTTTCCTGATTTTTGAAAGTATGACAGGAGGATTGTCGCTTAAAATTTTTCCTGCGAATTCTCCGTAAACTTTCTTGAATTCTTCGCTGAATTGGTTTGAGAAGGAATTGAAAAGATAAAATGCGCTCATGTAGTCGGACATTTGCAAGTGACATGAAATAAGGAGCTTGGTGAATTTATGGTCTGTGTTTTTTTTCAGGTTTGTCCAATTCTTTTTTACAAGGTAAATTGCAAGAGGATAATTACCCAAGGAATAATAGCAAAGACATTTTTCATAAAGCGCTTCCTCGGTGTTGTCGTTTTTAAGAAGTTCCAACGCTTTTTCAGGGTAACCTGAAGCTCTGATCAACTTGACCAGATGAAGATGGTCTTTGTTTGTCTTTGCTCTTTGGATTTCTTCGAGTCTTTTGTCGTTAGCCCAAACGAAAAATTGTTCTTCTCCGATTATTTTCCTGTATGTGTTAAGAAATTTGACGGATTTTTTCTTGTCAAACGACACAATGAAATCCAAAGAATCTTGAAGAGCGAGTTGTTTTTGAGAGGAAGTGAGTTCTGATTCGATTATAGAATCTAATTTTTTGTAAACTTGGTTTGACAGATTGTTTTTAAGCATAAGTTTCAGAAGAATCATCTGAAGATCGAAATTATTTTTCGAGGGCGCAAGTTTCGAGAACCTGTAAAGAACCTCTTTTATCTGGTTTTCCGATAGATCATCTTTGATGTCGTTGAGCATGGAAGCCGCCTCTTCGTAGTTTTTCTTCTCATGCATTATAAAGCATTTTAAAATTGCCGCTCCGAGGTTTGAAGAATCTTTTATGTAAGGCAGAATATCCTCGCCGAGGTTTGGGTTGAGTTCGAAAGCCCTTGAAAATGATTCTACGGCTTTTTCGTTGTTTTCAATTGAAACCAGAATTTCCGCGTGCTTGAAAAAAATGTTCGGATCTAAAAATCCGTTTTCTATAATTTCTTCCATTTGCCGGGCCAAGATTTCCCTTTCTTGAGGGTTTTCAGGTTTAATCCTGACCAAAGAATTTTTCGCTTCGTCGAAGCGATCATTTCTGAGTGATATTTCCGACCATATCAGTCGATAAATTGCTTTGGGTTGATCGGTGGTGGAGATCTTCTTTTTTGCAAACTCTGCGATTAAATTATTCGAAGGATTGCGGGAGAGTATTTTTTTTATCGTCGAATACAAAGCATCGTATTTCTGACATTTATCTGAGATTTCTACCATTATGTTCAGGTTTTTTTCCGAGTCGCTGTTGGAAATTATCTTTTCCATTTCTTCAAGAGATTTCTGGGCGTATGATTCGTCGTATGAAACGCTGAGTTGAAACTCAGTTGATGCTTTGTCGAGTTCCCCTTCAGAAGAAAGTATTTTCCCCAAGTAAAACCTGAGGTTAGCGTCAGTGGGGGCTTGTTGCAGCTGGGATTGAAATACTTTTATTACTTTGTCGGGTGAGATATATGAGTTCGAATAGAGGTCGTACAAAAGACCTGAGGATTTCTCGTAGTTTTCAGTTTTTGAGTAGGCTTTTGAAAGAATATAGAGAGTTTTTGGGTCCTGAGAAACTTTGCTTACCTTTTCTAGCAATTCAATCGCTTGGTTCACGTGTTTGGAGGACAAATCAAGGCTGTTGGAAATATAGTTTAAACCGTTTTTATAATTTCCTGTTTCGATTGAAGCTTGCCCTTTAATTATATTGAAGTAAGATTTATCCTCGAGCGGGAGTTTTTCTGGGATCTTTTCCATTTCCTGGTCGAGTTGAGAGAAAAGCTTCCTCTTCAGCAGAAAGTCGAGGTACCCGAACAAAACCTGGTAGTTGTCAGGGTAGACTTTTTTAAGTTTTTTAAACAGGTCGAGAGTCCACGGATCTTCTTTGGGATAGTCCATTAAATCGCGCAGTTTGTTCAGGGCTGTTTCAAGATTTTTCTTCTTCAGCAATATTATAATATTGCTTTTTAAAACCTCTTTATTTTTTGGAAATTTTTCAGAGACCATTTTCAACAATTCATTTGCCAATTGCTGTAATTCTTTATGTTCTCTTCCCAACATCTGTATAAATTTCAGAGCATTTTCGGGTTTTTCCGCTTTTATAGAAGCCAGAATCTGCGCCACCATGGAAATATCATCTCTTTGTATATTTCTCGTGAAAACATCGACTACCTGAGAAACATTAGGGCTGACTTCAGGGTATATCTCCGTCAGCACGTCCAGTTTAATCAAGAGTTCTATGCTGCTTTTTTCATCCCTTTCGAGCATTTCCTGGGCTTTTTTTACAGCTTGTTCAATTCTGTCAAAAACCGATGAGAGTACGAAAGAGACGTTTAATTTAAGGTTATCCAAAAACCTTTCCATGAGACCAGAACAGATCTCGAATGAATAAGCCGTGTTTTCCCTTATCCCTGAAAAAACGAGGTAGTCTGAAATTACAATGGCTGTGTCGAGGTTTCCTCTGCTGGCGTTGATTTTTCCCAGGAGGTAAATAGCCCTGTGATTCTCGATGTTCTGTTCGATTACTTCTATCAGCAAAGATTCTGAACGGTCGGCGGACTCAGGGTAATTTTTTAGAAGTTTTTCAATTATATCGACCGCCTTGTCGAAATCCCCTTTTTTTACGTATACGTCAAGGCAAAGATTGTATATGTTTTCATCAGGAGACTGCATCAAGATGTCGAGCTTTTCGGAAACCCAGTCAATGTATTCACTTTTGTCGGAAAAGAACTCCAGTTCAGTCGAGGCTTCGGAAAATTTTTTCTCCGCGATCAGTTGCTCTATATACTGAAGTCTTGCTTTTATGTTTTTCTTGTCTGTCTGTAGCATGGATTTTAGGTATTTAGCTTCGGTTTCTTTAGGCAGGTTTGATTTGTTTACGAGCTCCAATGCCTTGTCTTGGTTGTTGGTCGATATGTAGAGGTTGAAAAGAAAATCCATGCTGTTCAAACTCAGGTCTTTTCTTGAAGACATCAGTTCTATTATAGATTCGGCGCAGCTCGTATCTATCTGGAGGGCTCTTTGGAATGATTCCAACCCTTCTCTGTCTTTTCCCGCGGTAAGCTGAAATTTACCCAAGTAAATGTGTGAGGTGGGTGAACGGTATTCACTTTTTGCCATCCAAGCTAATTGGCTGATGACAGTGTCCGACTTGTCGGGGAATTCTGAGACCAAGTCTTCGAAAAGCTTCATCGAGGAATCCCTGTCGTAATAAAGGGTCAAAGAGGCTATAGAGAAAAGCAGAGAAGACCTCTTTTTTAAATTCGCGGTCCCCTGTGGAAAATTTTTCAATATCTGTTTTTTAGCCTCTATCTCTTTGACAAGCAAATCCTTGGGCGTCTCTTTGAGAAAATCCTTCGCCTTGTCGTAGTCGCCTTGTTCCAGGTACAAAGAGCCTATGAAAAGACCGACCTCGGGAAGTCTGTCGCCCAAGAAAAAACCGTCCTCGGCTCTGGAAATTGTGTTGATTATGTTTTCCGGAGAGAGCATGTGCGCCATGGTCAGGCTTTTGGTGGCGCCGGGTATGTTCATCTTCGCTTGAATTCTTCCCAATTCGAGGTATAAATTGTAATCTTCCTGATTCCGGGATTCTCTTTCGAGAAGGCTGAGCGCTTTCTTGTTTTCTCCTTGATCCTCGAAGCTTCGAGATTTTTCAAGTATTTTGTTTATGTCTTTTCCCAATATGAATTCGAACATAATTATCTTTATTTTTACATTTTTCTCGTCTAAAGGTCAATTAAATAAGCGCTTGCTTTTTTTATTCCCCTCAATATAATAACAAGGATAATAAAGGAGGTAAAATGAGACCATACGTTAATGAAGCTGATTGTATTGCCTGTGGATTATGCAAAGATGTCTGCCCGGCCGATCCCAAAGTTTTTGAAATTGAAGATAAAGCAAAGGTCGTTCATCCTGAGGCTTGCACGGGTTGCATGGAATGCCAGAACAACTGCCCAGTCAGCTGCATTGAAGTAAAATAAAATTTTTTTGTTTTTATAAAAAGCTCCCTCAAAGGGAGCTTTTTTTTGTCCAGTTGAATTATTCCGCCCGATAAATTATAATTCCGCTTTTAACGGCTTGTAAAAGGAGTACTTGAAAATGCCCTCAATAATTCTTATAGCCCAGATGTTTTTTTTGTGTCAACTCAGCGATGATGTCTATTTAATAAACCCTGAAACTTACATCCTTCACCCGAGAGACAGACTGCAGCTGGTTATTTCGGGAGCGCAGGGTTTCGTCCAGGACCTCGTCGTAAACGGCGACGGCTCAATGATAGTCACCGTGGGTTCCCCCGGGACGATCGCTGAACCGTCTGAGACTCCAATCCCCGGCGAGACCAGCATGTTGACTTCGGATTTCGCGACAGGCATGCCTCTGGGTGTTGTATACGCAGAGGGCAAGTCTTTGAAGATCGTAGAAGAGGAAGTTCGAAGTCTTGTTAAGAGGTATTACACAGGCGTCCAAGTCAGCCTGGTGATAGTCAGACCAAGGCATTTCATAATATTGCCCACGGGCGCCGTGGCGAGAGAAAACCTGCCCTTGGAAGTTACTCCTCTGACAAGAGTTTCCCATGCAGTCGGAAATTTAATTTTAAAACCGACCGCTTCGCTTATGCGTATTGAACTAAGATTCCTCGACGGTTCAGTTGACACCGCAAATTACATAGAATATTTGAGAACGGGAGACATTCAACACGACCCGACTTTCAGGGAAGAAGGTGTCAACCTTTATTTTCCCGAGATTGAGAAGTCGGTTGAAGTTTTCGGCGCGATAAATCCCTACGGGACGTTGGCTTTATCCAGAGATTACGACACCCTCGAATTATTTCAGAGTCTGAGCGCTATACACGAAATATACGAAGGAGAGACTCTTAAAGATTTGATCGAGATAGCCGGAGGCCTTCTTCAAAATGCCGACGCGTCTAACATTACTGTCAAAAGAGACGGCATGACGCACAGAATAGACGGGACCGAACGTGAAAACCTGTCTTCTTTCATACTTCAGGACGGCGATATAATTATGATTCCGGAAATTAGAAATTCCATAACCGTAATCGGAGGGGTCAGTAATCCTGGAGACTATGCTTACGTTCCCATGAAAACCGCTTTTGAATACGTGAGCATCGCCGGCGGCGTCACGGACAGAGGCATGCTTGAAAAGGTCTCTGTGTATTCTTACGACGGAACACACAAAGGGGACGGCATCAACATTCTCGTCGAAAGAGGCGATATTGTGAAAGTTCCCGAGGTGACTTTAAAATGGTGGCAGGATTATTCCACTTTGGTTGGCACTCTGATTAGTATAGCATCTTTAGTCATACTTCTTTCAAAATAACTTACAGGAGGAAAAATGGCTGAACTCGTAGGAAAAGCTTTGGTGGCGCAGGGTGGAGGACCGACAGCCGTAATAAATCAAACACTCGCCGGAATAATTCTGGGGTCGAAAGAATATTCGCACATTTCTCGCCTCTACGGCGCCGAGAGGGGTGTAAGGGGCATTATCGAGGAAAATTTTTTAGACCTCTCCTCCGTGTCTTTTGAAAACATCCAAAAAGTCGCGAGAACTCCGGGAGCGGCCCTCAAGAGTACGAGGGATAAACCTGATAGCGATTACTGCCTTAAAATTTTCGATAAATTTAAAAAGCACGACATCAGATATTTTTTTTACATTGGGGGAAACGATTCTGCAGACACTTGCCGGATCATCAACGAACACGCGAAAGACAACAACTACGATCTCAGGGTGTTTCACGTCCCCAAGACAATAGACAACGACCTTTTGGTCAACGACCACACACCCGGATATGGCTCCGCTGCTAAGTTTGTCGCTCAAGCTTTCGCCGGCATCGACCGCGACAACTATTCGCTCGAAGGAGTCTACATAGGAATCGTCATGGGAAGGCACGCAGGTTTTCTTACGGCCGCTTCAGCCCTCGCTAAAAAATCGGAGTTTGACGCGCCTCATCTCGTGTTTATCCCCGAGTATCCATTTCATACGGATAAATTTCTCGGGAAAGTAGAAAAAGTGTTTTCCAAATACGGCAGATGCGTTGTCGCGGTGAGCGAAGGGATAACAGACGCAACCGGAGAGCCCATTATAAACACCCTTTCAAAAGGAGAAAGAGAAGTGGATTCTCACGGCAATGTTCAGCTCTCAGGCACTGGAGCGCTTGGCGATATGCTGTCAAATATTGTAAGGACTGAACTCAAAATAAAAAGAGTCCGGTCCGACACTTTCGGCTATCTCCAGAGGTCTTTTCTGGGTTGCGTCAGCGAAAGTGATTCGACAGAGGCGAGAGAATGCGGCGAGATGGCTGTCGTCTATTCGTCGGTCACGGAGTCCGACGGCTCGGTGACTATCCGCAGAAAAGGGGAGTACGAAGTGGAATACGACCTCACCCCGTTAAATGAAGTGGCGGGTAAGACAAAATTGATGCCTAAAGAATTCTACGACGCCGACCAAAACAACGTCACCAAATCTTTTATGCTTTATGCGAAACCTCTCGTGGGAGCCTTCCCGGATTCGGTGAAATTATCAGCCAGAAAAATTGAAATTTAAAAGGAGAAGTTGATTATGTCAAACGTCATTCCAGAGAATATTGAAATCATTGACAATCCGGATCAGGAGAAATTCAGGGAGCTGACACTGAAGTATGGTCCCGCTTCGATAAAGACATCGTACGGAAACATCCTTAAATTGACGAGAAACAAAGCGAGGAAAGCTGAATACACCTATATAATCGACGAAGAAAAAAACGCGCCGCTCTACTCGAGCAAAATTATCTCTCGGGAGAAAGCTTCTGAATACATAAAAAAAGCCCAAAGCTACATGCAAGATCAGAAAAAATTGATAAAAATAGACAGGTATGTAGGTTTGGGAGAAAGGGCTGTCGGTGTGACATGGTATTTTGACCTTGAGTCCTCCAATATCGGTGGAATGCAGCAAGTTCTCACGTTTGAGCGTTCCGATGTCGAAGCCGCAGAAAAGCTCGGAAGACCTTTTGAACCGACTTTTATTCTCGTATTTCTCGCCGGATGTCCCGCCCCCGGGCTTCCTGGTGATCAAGCTATCATATTTGATATAAATAAATACATCACTTATGTTTTAGGGCCTGATTATTTCGGGGAAAGCAAAAAGGGCATGCTCAGAATGCTCAACGAGTTTGTCTACCAAAAAGGCGGGTTGGTTCTCCACGCCGGAGCAAAAATAGTAAAAATGAAAGATAGGGAAATTTCTGTGGCGATAATGGGACTTTCCGGCACCGGAAAGACCACGACGACTTTTTCAAAACAGGGAGAATACAGCAAACCTATTCAGGACGACATGATATCTCTTTGGCCGGACGGAACTTTCTCGATAACAGAAAACGGCTGTTTTGCCAAAACTTACGGATTGAAAGAGGAAACCGAACCGGTGATCTACAGAGGGACGCTGAGCCCGAAAGCTTGGGTGGAAAATGTGTATCCGGATGAAAACGGCAAGTTCGATTTTTCCAAAAACCTTCTCGAACCAAAAGATGTGGAAAGACTCAGGGATATGCTTGTAAATTCCGGGGCAGATTACAAAAACGTAGATAGATACATCAAAGGGGAAGTCAAAGCGGAAGATATAGTCAATGAATACATGACCCCTGCGGATGGTTGGGATTTTGTCGTGTGGACGCAAAACGGAAGGTCGATTATACCTATGAGCGACATTGAAAACGCCGCTGATTTCGGAGAATTGCCCCCTCTTAAATCTTTGGGCATACTCAACAGGGACGAGGGAAAGGACGCCGCGACCCCGGGAATAGTACTTTTTTCTTCTCCCGAACAAGCGGCGGGGTATTTCATGTTGGGAGAGACCTCCAAGACATCCGCCGCAGGAAAAGAAAGGGGTAAAACTAGATCGCCATTTACACAGCCTTTTTTCCCGAGAAACTATAAACTTCAAGCCGAGCGATTCAGTGTTTTGGCTAAAAAGTTTGACAACCTACAATCATGGATGATGAACACCGGATTTATCGGAGGCGATTCCAAGGATGTTGAAAACGGCAAAGCCGTCAAAGTTAAAATTCGTCATTCATCAGCGATGATAGAAGCTCTTTTCGAGGATAAAATTTCATGGAAAAGGGATCCGGATTTTGGTTATTTGATACCGGATATCGACAATTCGCTCAATTCATGGATTACAGAGAGGGTTCCTGTTGAGATACTGAACCCTGTTGTCCTCTTCGAAAAGAAGGGAAGAATCGATGAATACCGGGTGTGGGTCGAAAAAATGAAGAGCGAAAGAAGAGCATTTCTCGAGAAGTTCGGGCTTGACAATTCGATAATAGAATCTGTGTGCGGTTGAAATCAGTATCTCCAGATCCACTGAATACCAGTGCCGATGATGTCTTCATCGTCTTTGTTGAGTATGAATGAAGTATTTTTCCACAACCGGTAAGTCAGCGTGATGTCAGCCGGAGAGTTGTTGAGAATATCTTTTGTGTATTCGACGTAGACGTTTCTGGTCACGTATTTTGCGAGTGTCAATTTAGCGCTGTTGGAAGAGCCCAGCTGGGTTTCCAAATTTATCACGCTCAAATTCAGCGCTTTTTCGAGTTTGGAAAAAACTTTTGTGCGCAGAAGATAATTTACGGCTCTGTTAGGAACAGCGGACGCTATTGTAGAAACGGATGTTATGTTGCTCCATGTAGTGTTAAAAGTCAAAAGGGCGATTATGTCCTGCTGCGACATTTTGGGGTCTGAAGAGAGAGTCAAAGCTGGATGGTTGACGTC from candidate division WOR-3 bacterium encodes the following:
- a CDS encoding tetratricopeptide repeat protein; its protein translation is MFEFILGKDINKILEKSRSFEDQGENKKALSLLERESRNQEDYNLYLELGRIQAKMNIPGATKSLTMAHMLSPENIINTISRAEDGFFLGDRLPEVGLFIGSLYLEQGDYDKAKDFLKETPKDLLVKEIEAKKQILKNFPQGTANLKKRSSLLFSIASLTLYYDRDSSMKLFEDLVSEFPDKSDTVISQLAWMAKSEYRSPTSHIYLGKFQLTAGKDREGLESFQRALQIDTSCAESIIELMSSRKDLSLNSMDFLFNLYISTNNQDKALELVNKSNLPKETEAKYLKSMLQTDKKNIKARLQYIEQLIAEKKFSEASTELEFFSDKSEYIDWVSEKLDILMQSPDENIYNLCLDVYVKKGDFDKAVDIIEKLLKNYPESADRSESLLIEVIEQNIENHRAIYLLGKINASRGNLDTAIVISDYLVFSGIRENTAYSFEICSGLMERFLDNLKLNVSFVLSSVFDRIEQAVKKAQEMLERDEKSSIELLIKLDVLTEIYPEVSPNVSQVVDVFTRNIQRDDISMVAQILASIKAEKPENALKFIQMLGREHKELQQLANELLKMVSEKFPKNKEVLKSNIIILLKKKNLETALNKLRDLMDYPKEDPWTLDLFKKLKKVYPDNYQVLFGYLDFLLKRKLFSQLDQEMEKIPEKLPLEDKSYFNIIKGQASIETGNYKNGLNYISNSLDLSSKHVNQAIELLEKVSKVSQDPKTLYILSKAYSKTENYEKSSGLLYDLYSNSYISPDKVIKVFQSQLQQAPTDANLRFYLGKILSSEGELDKASTEFQLSVSYDESYAQKSLEEMEKIISNSDSEKNLNIMVEISDKCQKYDALYSTIKKILSRNPSNNLIAEFAKKKISTTDQPKAIYRLIWSEISLRNDRFDEAKNSLVRIKPENPQEREILARQMEEIIENGFLDPNIFFKHAEILVSIENNEKAVESFSRAFELNPNLGEDILPYIKDSSNLGAAILKCFIMHEKKNYEEAASMLNDIKDDLSENQIKEVLYRFSKLAPSKNNFDLQMILLKLMLKNNLSNQVYKKLDSIIESELTSSQKQLALQDSLDFIVSFDKKKSVKFLNTYRKIIGEEQFFVWANDKRLEEIQRAKTNKDHLHLVKLIRASGYPEKALELLKNDNTEEALYEKCLCYYSLGNYPLAIYLVKKNWTNLKKNTDHKFTKLLISCHLQMSDYMSAFYLFNSFSNQFSEEFKKVYGEFAGKILSDNPPVILSKIRKKECLFDEKTIQKAIEGT
- a CDS encoding 4Fe-4S binding protein; its protein translation is MRPYVNEADCIACGLCKDVCPADPKVFEIEDKAKVVHPEACTGCMECQNNCPVSCIEVK
- a CDS encoding SLBB domain-containing protein, producing the protein MPSIILIAQMFFLCQLSDDVYLINPETYILHPRDRLQLVISGAQGFVQDLVVNGDGSMIVTVGSPGTIAEPSETPIPGETSMLTSDFATGMPLGVVYAEGKSLKIVEEEVRSLVKRYYTGVQVSLVIVRPRHFIILPTGAVARENLPLEVTPLTRVSHAVGNLILKPTASLMRIELRFLDGSVDTANYIEYLRTGDIQHDPTFREEGVNLYFPEIEKSVEVFGAINPYGTLALSRDYDTLELFQSLSAIHEIYEGETLKDLIEIAGGLLQNADASNITVKRDGMTHRIDGTERENLSSFILQDGDIIMIPEIRNSITVIGGVSNPGDYAYVPMKTAFEYVSIAGGVTDRGMLEKVSVYSYDGTHKGDGINILVERGDIVKVPEVTLKWWQDYSTLVGTLISIASLVILLSK
- a CDS encoding 6-phosphofructokinase — translated: MAELVGKALVAQGGGPTAVINQTLAGIILGSKEYSHISRLYGAERGVRGIIEENFLDLSSVSFENIQKVARTPGAALKSTRDKPDSDYCLKIFDKFKKHDIRYFFYIGGNDSADTCRIINEHAKDNNYDLRVFHVPKTIDNDLLVNDHTPGYGSAAKFVAQAFAGIDRDNYSLEGVYIGIVMGRHAGFLTAASALAKKSEFDAPHLVFIPEYPFHTDKFLGKVEKVFSKYGRCVVAVSEGITDATGEPIINTLSKGEREVDSHGNVQLSGTGALGDMLSNIVRTELKIKRVRSDTFGYLQRSFLGCVSESDSTEARECGEMAVVYSSVTESDGSVTIRRKGEYEVEYDLTPLNEVAGKTKLMPKEFYDADQNNVTKSFMLYAKPLVGAFPDSVKLSARKIEI
- a CDS encoding phosphoenolpyruvate carboxykinase (ATP), which translates into the protein MSNVIPENIEIIDNPDQEKFRELTLKYGPASIKTSYGNILKLTRNKARKAEYTYIIDEEKNAPLYSSKIISREKASEYIKKAQSYMQDQKKLIKIDRYVGLGERAVGVTWYFDLESSNIGGMQQVLTFERSDVEAAEKLGRPFEPTFILVFLAGCPAPGLPGDQAIIFDINKYITYVLGPDYFGESKKGMLRMLNEFVYQKGGLVLHAGAKIVKMKDREISVAIMGLSGTGKTTTTFSKQGEYSKPIQDDMISLWPDGTFSITENGCFAKTYGLKEETEPVIYRGTLSPKAWVENVYPDENGKFDFSKNLLEPKDVERLRDMLVNSGADYKNVDRYIKGEVKAEDIVNEYMTPADGWDFVVWTQNGRSIIPMSDIENAADFGELPPLKSLGILNRDEGKDAATPGIVLFSSPEQAAGYFMLGETSKTSAAGKERGKTRSPFTQPFFPRNYKLQAERFSVLAKKFDNLQSWMMNTGFIGGDSKDVENGKAVKVKIRHSSAMIEALFEDKISWKRDPDFGYLIPDIDNSLNSWITERVPVEILNPVVLFEKKGRIDEYRVWVEKMKSERRAFLEKFGLDNSIIESVCG